Part of the Lolium rigidum isolate FL_2022 chromosome 6, APGP_CSIRO_Lrig_0.1, whole genome shotgun sequence genome, ACCAGCCACGTGGGTgggtccggacggcgtaattcggcccgatcgcgccccggttcctcgttttcgtccggatttgggcctaaattcatccggcgatcccacgccatccccggcccccgggagcgctcggggactccggacgaaacgaaagcgcgggaaataccgaggaaacttccgcgcgtctggtggccccaacttgtcggcgacagaaaccgatcgtcgtcctcatcgcatcgtcttccgcgcgctgtaaaagcctgccgccggtctgcattcgccggccacgcggcaagttaatgtcgtcgtcttccgcgcacgcatcgtcttccgcgcgcactaaaggctgccgccggtcagctcgctgcggacgcgtcgcattccacgcggcattcaATTCCCCGCGCCGGcccgcgcctatatacgccgctccgctcgccgcgaggcgcaCCCCGTgcaccactctccctccactctccctctactctcccgatggcgttctacgacgacgacggcgcagccaacaacggcttccccgccggtcgctccacgcgtgggaggggcacctcctccaccgggcggggtacccctgcccgccggacacgaggcttcccggcggcggccggcggctaagtGCGGCGGCGTACCAATTccaccgccgccgcggggccacgccctcgacgtcgccatcgaggaggctcggatgatgatgacggatgaggagcgcgccgagccacgccaccaccccgacaactacagggcgtggaactcgttcttcctccagcggtgggagcgggagctggcgtcctacgacggcccgccgcctccgcctctgcgcaacaacgccgcgggccgccgacgttggtggagcaCGCCGGAGAGGACGCTGGCGAACGTGCAACGTGGGTGGGTCCCAGACACATCGCTACCAGCCACGTGGGTgggtccggacggcgtaattcggcccagtcgcgcccccggttcctcgttttcgtccggatttgggcctaaattcatccggcgatcccacgccatccccggcccccgggagcgctcgaggactccggacgaaacgaaagcgcggaaataccgaggaaacttcccgcgcgtccggtggccccaacttgtcggcgagagaaaccgatcgtcgtcctcatcgcatcgtcttccgcgtgcTGTAAAGCCCGCCGCCGgtccgcattcgccggccacgcggcgagttaatgtcgtcgtcttccgcgcacgcatcgtcttccgcgcgcactaaaggctgccgccggtcagctcgccgcggacgcgtcgcattccacgcggcattcaATTCCCcgcgccagccgcgcctatatacgccgctccgctcgccgcgaggcgtaccccgtgcaccactctccctccactctccctctactctcccgatggcgttctacgacgaggacggcgcagccaacaacggcttcccccgccggtcgctccacgcgtgggaggggcacctcctccacgaggcggggtacccctgcccgccggacacgaggcctcccggcggcggctggcggctaagtgctggcggcgtaccaattccaccgccgccgcggggccacgccctcgacgtcgccatcgaggaggctcggatgacgatgacggatgaggagcgcgccgagccacgccaccaccccgacaactatagggcgtggaactcgttcttcctccagcggtgggagcgggagctggcgtcctacgacggcccaccgcctccgcctccgcgcaacaacgccgcgggcagccgacgttggtggagcgcgccggagaggacgctggcgaacgtcctcgagcacatcgagggcggcaacttcccggtgctcacgatgccccctccatcgaggccatcggcgagccgccgtcgggaaacgtccggcagccacggcgcatggctgccggctcgtcgtcttccggatcggcgccgaggtcatccttggcgccggtgaagagggaggaggcgacgtcgccttcgacgccggtgcgcgtcaagaaggagccgacgtctccgccgccgaccgagagggcgcagcagccggcgccctcgtcatccgcgaccagccttccgcgccgcgagcggccggaagaagacgaagaaagaggccgccgcaaaccggctcgccgaggaggaggcgaagcgcgcggaggacgccgcgatggcggaggcgatcgccgagTCGCTGcatgacatggaggaggagaagcgcgcggacgacgccgcaccggagtgggccgggcgcggccgggagcgccgggaggcggagcggcggcggcggccgccggacctggccgccgcacgccaactcgccgcccgcgccgctccaaccgccaacgacgatgtcgcgcgctaccgccgctctgcgacacctccatccggcgtcggccgtccccgtcgtcgacctcgagtcctcctccgacgaccggtacaagccatccccggccGGGGAGACGCCGGctagggcagcagcagccaggccgcgcagccgaaggggaacgacgacggctccgacgacgacggcggcgactacacggtgttctaccgccatttcggcatgtagagcgccgtgttttaaaattagcgtttgaattcccctagccgaattcgaaatatagtcgagtcggcctctatgtatgaactccgcccgtaatataataaatatcattaaatttagtctatattcacccgtttttagccgtagtttgtcaagtttccgttttttaaattcgcatcgtcgacttcgcctgggcacgcggctaggAAACTACTActtcccacgccaaatcttcctccaatccagacgaaaatttcgccggatttgagcgtggggagcgccaacgagtgggatgCTCTCACACGCTGAAGCCGGAGGTTGCGAACGACGCGTTCCTCCGGAGGAAAGCAAgccttttccatttttttttcaGGGGAAGCGTTAtcactttttattttattttgagagAATCACTTTTTTTAGTGAATTCAATAGAGTAATCCCCACGCATGAAGGCCCATACAAAGAAGGCGGCCCAAGACCAGAAAATCTAGGCCTGCAGTCTCAGCCGCAGCCACGGCTTGCTTCCTACTGAGCACCGGCCACAAGCAGAAAGCGCCCGCATCGGCATGCATCTCGCCGCCGACTACCCCCatcgcgccggcggcggccgcctcggcctcggccccctcgccgccgccgtgctccgtaCCGAGAACCGTCGCCGTGCGATCGCAGGAGGCGCCGTCCTCGCCTCGGCGCTGCTGCTCGTCGCCACGCCACGCCTCCCCCACTCCCCGGCGCTCCACCTCTTCGCCGACATGCGCAACCTCCTCGGCGTGCCCAACACCCTCAACGTGCTCACCGCCTACCCGCTCCTCCTTGCCGGAGTACCGGGACTCGTCCTCTGCCTCTTCGGCAGCGGATGCTTTGGCATCAGGTGCGCCGTGCCCTTTCCTTCCCCTTTTGCGCATACCTGCTATCTGCTGAAATGTTTAGCTTAAAGAACTAAACAAGTGCAtacttttttttctctttcatAATATGCACCATTTCCGGAACTTTGTTGACTTTATTTGAAAATGGGAAGCGGAACCAATGTGTCAAACTCCCAGTAGCAGACGCTGAACAATATTAGGAACGAGGCACATCTAATCAATTATGCTTGATGCCTTAGGACAGAGTTCGTAGTGTGTACCTAGAAATTACGAGTTCATTAGTATCGCTGAAAGGGACGGTCTTGATTCACCATGAATCGGATGAGCCTCTAGCTCCACCAATTGAGAATTTGAAATAATGCTCGAGTTAAATAAGAATATCACTGGCCCAGTGAAAATTGAAGTGTTTAGCTGTTACATTGAAAAATAAACCATGTTTTCATAGCTACTGCTGGTTTTATTGGTGATGTGCATCAGCTTTAAGAATCCTTTTTTTTTTAAacgaaggcaaaagctttgccttatgcattaattaagaagaaggtgccCAGTTTTTTAGAGGGAAATTGGGCAAATACAAACAGGGCCAAGCCCACCCAACAACAAATCAATAGGGACACGCCCACCCTCACCGATGACACATCGGAGACCACAAACCGACGCCAACCACACAAACACAACCAACGGCGAACGGCTCCACCAAACTAGCTTTAAGAATCCTCACTCTTACAGTATACTCAAATATGGGTGATGATTTAAATGCTCAGTTAAGATGTGTTTGGCTGAAAACTTACTGTTTGCAGAAAAAAAATCGTTTAATGCACAACTAATCACCTATTCACCTTGTGTCTTGCTGCCTAAAAAATTAtgctataactatcaaatgaacaaGCCAGAATAAAATGATAGTGTGCTCCTTGCATTCGGTTAAAAGTTTCATAGAGGACAAATTTGTAGCTAAGATTTCTTACTTCAAGAAACCTTGTGTTCTCGTGTTCTCTTGAACGTGTCAAATGAATTGTACTGGTGTTTGATAAAATCTATGTCACTTTCTGGAAACTATGTAGTTTAAGGTGGGAGGCCTTGGGATGGTTCCTCTTCTATGCTGGGAATGTATGTGCAGCATTTGGCTCAGCTTACTATCACCTCAAGCCAGATGATGACCGGTTGATTTGGGACAGGTTGCCGGTATTCTAAACATTTCCTCTTTCTGCCATCTCCTGTCTGCTGTTTAGTTATTATCATTAACTCGTATTTTTGTCGTGAACTTATGGAGTGAGTTTACTGATAGTTTAACATCTCAATTACTGTTTATGTAATTCCTTTTCAAAGAATGCAGTTGTCCTAGTTACATTTTTACATTTTAAATCCTAGCATTAACCATAGGCGAAAAATATCTGTATCTGGGTTTCCGTGTGAGTTTTGATCTGAATATTATTGTGCTATGTATCTGATCTGGATATTCTGTTGGTGCATAAACCAATGGGATCAATGAATTTCTACTAACCTCTTGGGGATATGAATGTTTACTGGATGCTCTTGCAATGCAGATGATGATGTCAGCCTCCTCACTTTTGTCTATATTAGTAATTGAAAGAGTTGATGAGAGGGCTGGGTTATCTTGTTTGATATCACTCCTGTCTCTCTTACTCGTGAGCACTGCATGTGAAAGGTATAGACAAGTGTGACTCGTTGAGCTTTTTTGTTCTAATGTTGGTATCAAATAGATTCTGAAAATGTGTCCTATCCAATGTCCTGTTCTGGCTGGTTTGCAGGGTTCTTGATGATATGCGTCTTTGGGTTGTTTTAAACTTGGTTCCTTGTGTTGTGATTCCTGCAATGCTATTCTTGTTCCCACCAAAGTATACTCACTCaagattttggtttcttgctacgGGTAACAGTGAATACTCTAACGCATTGGGATTTACAAACCTTGAGAAACCCTTATTTGATTGGCATCTTTGGTGCAGGCTTTTACCTACTGGCAAGATTTGAAGGCCTTGCTGACAGAAAGGTTTACAGTGTGAATAGATACTTCATTAGCGGTCATTCCTTGGAGCACCTTTGCTTTGCCATGGTTACCTTGATACTTACTGTGATGTTATCCTTCAGAAATATAAAGATCACCAGGTACCAATTTAACCAATGTTCATTAGATTTAGATTCTTTGAAGAGCTGCATTATTGATGTTCATTAGATTTAGATTCTTTGAAGAGCTGCATTATTGAGTCACGGTGGTCAATTTTATTTGGTAACTTGTTAGGTTTTCTTACTTGCTAAGGTTGGTCCTTTCTAAAGTAGACAGTGATAACTTTTAAGTGCATATTGGGAAATGCCTCTAGTTATATATCGCATCTTCAAAACTCGAGCTATAAGCATCTGATTAATCTACAATTCTTCATCGTCTCCACAGGGACTCGTGACTATCGCCATACTGTTGCAGATTGTAACATCATATGTTCAGAGGAGGCCCTGCAGTGTCTGGATGAATCTGAAGAAACATAGATAGCTTTTCCATCTCCTTTTCATGGCGTGGGTGCCCATTGCTCCTCCTTCCCTGAAGTTTTCCAGATTGCTGATGGCAAAGACAGGGGCCGTGACATTATCTGATACGTGTGTTGATGTTGTGAGAATTGTTTGCGCTTTGAGGTTGTTAACTTGAAGATAGAAGAATTGTTGGACCAGTAGATCGCAATGTATAAATATTTCAGCTGTCAcacaagaattattggctagctcTGTTGATTATGCAAGAGGATTGCAACCTGTAAAGATTTGGGTATGTCTATGTCTCCATACATTGAGATTTTCTTAAAGCCTCAATGGATTCAGAAAATGTAACCTCAGTTTAGTGAAAAGTGATTTAGCAGAACCTTAATTTTTTGTTGCAGATTGTGATTTAAAATAAAGATTTCAATTGTCACGCAATATGTTTATTACTCCAGTAGTATGAGTCGGGAGGGTTGAACTGCGATGATAGTTGGGAGTGGGACCAACTCGTAGATGTACTGTCGCCTTGGAGCAGCCGCTTCTCGCCCGCGCAACCCGCAGCGCCCGCAGCTTGCAggtcttaaacaaggagagatgcTCCATGCTCAAGTATTAAAAAGTTGCTACAAACGGAATATTTGTGCCTCtggaaaccttttttttttttggcgaaaGGCAGACATGCTGCTGCTTTCATTGATCATAGAAGAAAGAATACATGGTATGTGGTACAGGTACGCTAGGCGCAAGACAAAAAAGACAACCGAGCAAGAAGCCCCAGcttaaaagaaacaaaaaaaaaagatgaagtgGTTGTCGTCAGTCTGGCTCTCTTGGTCTATTCAGGAGATCATGCACAAGGATTCTTCCAGCAGCACACCAATCAGTTGTAGTCTCAATAATCTTGTAAAAAACCTGTGAAGGCGACTTTGACATTTGGTTGAAAATCCTATCATTGCGTTCCTTCCATAGCTCCCAGGAAACCACGGTGGCGATTGAATTGAACCGTCGCCTGGAAACCTTGTTCAACCCAACCACCTGCTCAGACCACCACTCATCAATGGACAAAGCCTTGCACATGTCAGTCCTAGGAACCAAAAGGCAGCGGTTGAAGACAAGACCCCAGATTTGATGTGCAAAGGAGCATCCAAGAAGGAGATGCAGCGCAGTTTCATGGTGAATAAAACACAAGGGGCAGAATGGATTGTGAGGCATTCCTCGCTTCAACAAATTATCGGCAGTGAGACACCTCCCAAGTACAGTGAGCCAGACGAAAAACTGGCATTTGAGAGGTGCATCTGAGTCCCAGATAGTGCGATGATAGTTGGTCGCAATGCTACCCTCAAACTGAATATTGTAGGCCGACTGGACAGAGAAAACACCATTGTCGGTCCATTTCCAAGTCAAAGAGTCCCGAACATCCTCCTGAAGCTGAACATTCTGAAACCTACTTGACATGTATGCGAAAAATGGTGGTCTTGAAGGCGCCTATTTGGTTTTCTGTACCATGCAAAAGTGAGATCTGAACTGTTGGAATTCAATGATGGGGGGATATGAGAATTCAGAAATGGCATTAAGTTATTTGGTGAAATGATTCTTGATGAGCTGCAACCTGACCAGGTAACTTACATTCCCCTCCTTTCAACATGCAGCCACTGTGGGACTAGTTGAGAAAGGAAAGTTCTATTGGTTTTGTATGATGACTGTTATGCCAGGGTTCAAGCACTACAGTAGAAGGGTGAGTTTGTTGGGTAGGGCAGGTTTATTGGTGGAAGCACTTGATTACTGATGAAATCCCCATTTGCCAATAAATGTCCTGGGCTATTGAGAATTCTGCTAAGCTCCTGTGTAGCATTAAAATATTTGTCCATTGGTGTTCTTGCTGCTGAACAGGCACTAGAGAAAGACCCAGATGACATGTCAAGTTGTCAACAAATATATTGCTTTCAAGCCTGGATACTTCTGCAGGAAAATGGGATGTTCTAGCTGAAATTTGGAGAAGCATCAGAAGAATCATAATTGAGAAGGAACCTGGATTGAG contains:
- the LOC124664921 gene encoding uncharacterized protein LOC124664921 produces the protein MHLAADYPHRAGGGRLGLGPLAAAVLRTENRRRAIAGGAVLASALLLVATPRLPHSPALHLFADMRNLLGVPNTLNVLTAYPLLLAGVPGLVLCLFGSGCFGISLRWEALGWFLFYAGNVCAAFGSAYYHLKPDDDRLIWDRLPMMMSASSLLSILVIERVDERAGLSCLISLLSLLLVSTACERVLDDMRLWVVLNLVPCVVIPAMLFLFPPKYTHSRFWFLATGFYLLARFEGLADRKVYSVNRYFISGHSLEHLCFAMVTLILTVMLSFRNIKITRDS